Proteins from a genomic interval of Medicago truncatula cultivar Jemalong A17 chromosome 3, MtrunA17r5.0-ANR, whole genome shotgun sequence:
- the LOC11406134 gene encoding uncharacterized protein, with translation MALSSSITSVHITALDAITNVNSLFTLGVFIGLSFNPNDPSNTLNTNPSCIPTTAIAENLVAFHVYSFSSFLFSSLIALALKQTIRLSRTSSHVAHVNGSVLRVGMLVSGIGSVLGCAFLMLALVNVVQIKLGTVACGSQHALAAIVPLFVFVPISLCVYVTVVVYAFTR, from the coding sequence ATGGCCCTCTCATCATCAATCACCAGCGTCCACATAACAGCCCTCGACGCAATCACAAACGTAAACTCCCTCTTCACCCTCGGCGTATTCATCGGCCTCTCCTTCAACCCAAACGACCCCTCCAACACTCTCAACACCAACCCCTCCTGCATCCCCACCACCGCCATCGCCGAAAATCTCGTCGCATTTCATGTCTACTCATTCAGCTCATTTCTCTTCTCTAGTCTCATCGCTCTTGCACTGAAACAAACTATTCGTCTTTCGAGAACTTCCTCTCATGTCGCTCATGTTAATGGATCTGTTTTGAGAGTTGGGATGCTTGTTTCTGGGATTGGATCTGTTTTGGGATGTGCGTTTCTTATGCTTGCTTTAGTGAATGTTGTGCAGATTAAACTTGGGACTGTTGCTTGTGGGAGTCAACATGCTTTGGCTGCTATTGTTCcgctttttgtttttgttcccATTTCGCTTTGTGTTTATGTTACtgttgttgtttatgcttttaCTCGTTAG